The following are encoded in a window of Bos indicus isolate NIAB-ARS_2022 breed Sahiwal x Tharparkar chromosome 7, NIAB-ARS_B.indTharparkar_mat_pri_1.0, whole genome shotgun sequence genomic DNA:
- the LOC109560914 gene encoding olfactory receptor 7E178-like yields MEPHNRTRVSQFFLLRLSDDPDLQPLLFGLFLSTYLATVLGNLLLILAVSSDSHLHTPMYFFLSNLSLADIGISTTTVPNMLVNLHTQSKSIPYAGCLAQVTVFSLFACLESLLLTVMAYDRLVAICHPLHYLVIMNPHLCGLLVLVSFSISLLNSQLHYLMMSQLTFCADVEIPHFFCELSQLLNLACSDISTSNILIYFIGTILAGVPLSGILYSYIRIISSILRVSSSDGKYKAFSTCGSHLSVVCLFYGAALGVYLSSTVSASHRKSAVVSVMYTVVTPMLNPFIYSLRNKDIKSALWGIIIRIA; encoded by the coding sequence ATGGAACCACACAATCGTACACGTGTCTCACAATTCTTCCTCCTGAGGCTCTCAGATGATCCAGACCTGCAGCCCCTCCTCTTTGGACTCTTCCTGTCCACGTACCTGGCCACTGTGCTTGGGAACCTGCTCCTCATCCTGGCTGTCAGCTCCGATtctcacctccacacccccatgtacttcttcctctccaatctGTCCTTGGCTGACATTGGTATAAGCACCACCACTGTCCCCAACATGCTAGTGAACCTCCACACACAGAGCAAATCCATCCCTTATGCAGGATGCCTAGCTCAGgtgactgtcttttctctttttgcatgCTTGGAGAGTCTCCTTCTGACGGTGATGGCTTATGATCGATTGGTGGCCATTTGTCACCCTCTGCATTACCTGGTCATCATGAATCCCCACCTCTGTGGCTTGTTGGTCCTGGTGTCATTTTCCATCAGCCTTTTGAACTCTCAACTTCACTACTTGATGATGTCACAGCTTACCTTCTGTGCAGATGTGGAAATCCCTCATTTCTTTTGTGAGCTTTCTCAACTTCTCAACCTCGCCTGTTCAGACATCTCCACCAGTAACATATTAATCTATTTCATTGGTACCATCTTGGCTGGAGTTCCACTCTCAGGGATCCTTTACTCTTATATTCGAATTATATCCTCCATTCTAAGAGTCTCCTCATCAGATGGGAAGTACAAAGCCTTCTCTACCTGTGGTTCTCATCTGTcagttgtttgcttattttatggAGCAGCCCTTGGGGTGTATCTCAGCTCCACTGTCTCAGCTTCCCACAGGAAGAGTGCAGTGGTCTCggtgatgtacactgtggtcacccctatgctgaaccccttcatctacagtctAAGGAACAAGGACATCAAGAGTGCCCTGTGGGGGATTATCATCAGAATAGCCTAA
- the LOC109560911 gene encoding olfactory receptor 7G1-like — MEPRNQTDVSEFLLMSLTEDPELKITFFKLFLSMYLVTVLGNLLIILAVISDSHLHTPMYYFLSHLSFTDICLSTTMIPKILVNIQAQNQSITYTGCITQICFVLTFVCWENFLLLVMAYDRYVAICHPLRYTVIMNPRLCLQLILLSLFISIADAVLHSLMVLRLSFCTDLEIPLFFCEVVQVIKLACSDTLINNTLIYFVASLFAGVPLFGIIFSYIQIVSSILKMSSSGRKYKAFSTCGSHLSVVTLFYGTAFGVYISSAVTDSSRKTAVASLMYTVVTPVMNPFIYSLRNKDMKGALRKLIGRVSSFL, encoded by the coding sequence ATGGAACCAAGAAACCAAACCGATGTTTCAGAATTCCTTCTCATGAGCCTGACAGAAGACCCAGAACTGAAGATCACCTTCTTCAAACTGTTCCTGTCCATGTACCTGGTTACTGTCCTGggaaacctgctcatcatcctggctGTCATCTctgactcccacctccacacccccatgtactactTCCTCTCCCATCTGTCCTTTACAGACATCTGTTTAAGCACAACCATGATCCCAAAGATCCTAGTGAACATTCAAGCACAGAATCAGAGCATCACTTACACAGGCTGCATCACCCAGATCTGCTTTGTtctgacttttgtttgttgggaaaattttctccttttagtaatggcctatgaccgctatgtggctaTTTGTCACCCACTGAGGTACACAGTCATCATGAACCCTCGCCTCTGTCTTCAGCTGATTCTACTCTCCTTGTTCATCAGCATTGCGGACGCTGTGCTCCACAGTCTGATGGTGTTGCGACTGTCCTTCTGCACAGACCTGGAAATCCCCCTCTTCTTCTGTGAAGTTGTTCAGGTCATCAAACTTGCATGTTCTGACACTCTCATCAATAACACCCTGATATATTTTGTGGCTAGCTTATTTGCTGGTGTTCCTCTTTTTGGAATCATTTTCTCTTATATTCAAATTGTTTCCTCCATTTTGAAAATGTCATCATCAGGCAGAAAGTATAAAGCTTTTTCTACCTGTGGGTCTCACCTCTCAGTTGTTACCTTGTTCTATGGGACAGCTTTTGGGGTGTATATTAGTTCTGCAGTTACTGATTCTTCTAGGAAGACTGCAGTGGCTTCGttgatgtacactgtggtcactCCTGTGatgaaccccttcatctacagcctgaggaacaaaGACATGAAGGGAGCTTTGAGGAAACTCATTGGTAGGGTATCTTCTTTTCTGTGA
- the LOC109560915 gene encoding olfactory receptor 7G1-like yields MEPRNHTDVSEFHLMRLSEDPELKTIFFNLFLSMYLVTVLGNLLIILAVISDSHLHTPMYYFLSHLSFTDICLSTTMIPKILVNIQAQSQSITYTGCITQICFALTFVLWENFLLLVMAYDRYVAICHPLRYTVIMNPRLCVQLILLSLFTSTADALLHGLMVLRLSFCTDLEIPLFFCEVVQVIKLACSDTLINNILIYLAAGVFGGIPLFGIIFSYIQIVSSILRMPSSSRKYKAFSTCGSHLSVVSLFYGTAFGVYISSAVTESSRKIAVASMMYTVVTPVMNPFIYSLRNKDMKGALRKLFGRISLL; encoded by the coding sequence ATGGAACCCAGAAACCACACAGATGTTTCAGAATTCCATCTTATGAGACTGTCAGAGGACCCAGAATTGAAGACCATCTTCTTCAACCTCTTCCTGTCCATGTACCTGGTCACTGTCCTGGGAAATCTGCTCATCATCCTGGCTGTCATCTCTGACTCCCACCTCCATACCCCCATGTACTACTTCCTCTCCCATCTGTCCTTTACAGACATCTGTTTAAGCACAACCATGATCCCAAAGATCCTAGTGAACATCCAAGCACAGAGTCAGAGCATCACTTACACAGGCTGCATCACCCAGATCTGCTTTGCCCTGACTTTTGTTTTGTGGGAAAATTTTCTCCTTTTAgtaatggcctatgaccgctatgtggctaTTTGTCACCCACTGAGGTACACAGTCATCATGAACCCTCGCCTCTGTGTTCAGCTGATTCTACTCTCTTTGTTCACCAGCACTGCAGACGCCCTGCTCCATGGTCTGATGGTGTTACGACTGTCCTTTTGCACAGACCTGGAAATCCCCCTCTTCTTCTGTGAAGTTGTTCAGGTCATCAAACTCGCATGTTCTGACACCCTCATCAATAACATCCTGATATATTTAGCAGCTGGTGTATTTGGTGGCATTCCTCTTTTTGGAATCATTTTCTCTTATATTCAAAttgtttcttccattctgagaatGCCATCATCAAGCAGAAAGTATAAAGCTTTTTCCACTTGTGGGTCTcacctctcagtcgtgtccttgtTCTATGGGACAGCTTTTGGGGTGTATATTAGTTCTGCAGTTACTGAATCTTCTAGGAAGATTGCAGTGGCTTCCatgatgtacactgtggtcactCCCGTGatgaaccccttcatctacagcctgaggaacaaaGACATGAAGGGAGCCTTGAGGAAGCTCTTTGGAAGAATATCTTTGCTGTGA
- the LOC139183894 gene encoding olfactory receptor 7G2-like produces the protein MESRNHTDVSEFLLMRLTEDPELKTIFFSLFLSMYLVTVLGNLLIILAVISDSHLHTPMYFFLSNLSFTDICLSTTMIPKILVNVQTQNQSITYTGCLTQICSALIFVSCENFLLGAMAYDHYVAICHPLRYTVIMTPHLCAVLILISLSVSIVDALLHSLLVLRLSFCTDLEISLFFCEAVQVIKLACSDTLINNIVLYFAVSILGGIPLSGILFTYTQIVSSILRMPSSSRKYKAFSTCGSHLSVVSLFYGTGFGLYICSAISEFSGKTAVTSLMYTVVTPMMNPFIYSLRNRDMKGALRKLIGSVASFL, from the coding sequence ATGGAATCCAGAAATCACACAGATGTTTCAGAATTCCTTCTCATGAGACTGACAGAGGACCCAGAACTGAAGACCATTTTCTTCAGCCTGTTCCTGTCCATGTACCTGGTCACTGTCCTGggaaacctgctcatcatcctggctGTCATCTctgactcccacctccacacccccatgtacttcttcctctccaatctGTCCTTTACTGATATCTGTTTAAGCACAACCATGATCCCAAAGATTCTAGTGAATGTCCAAACACAGAATCAGAGCATCACTTACACAGGCTGTCTCACCCAGATCTGCTCTGCCCTGATTTTTGTTAGTTGTGAAAATTTTCTCCTTGGAGCAATGGCCTATGACCACTATGTGGCCATTTGTCACCCCCTGAGATACACTGTCATAATGACCCCCcacctgtgtgctgtgctgattCTCATCTCATTATCTGTCAGCATCGTGGATGCCCTGCTCCACAGTCTGTTGGTGTTGCGACTGTCCTTCTGCACCGACTTGGaaatctctctcttcttctgtgaAGCTGTTCAGGTCATCAAGCTTGCCTGCTCTGACACCCTCATTAATAATATTGTCTTGTATTTTGCAGTTAGCATATTAGGTGGCATTCCTCTTTCTGGAATCCTTTTCACTTATACTCaaattgtttcctctattttgaGAATGCCATCATCAAGCAGAAAGTATAAAGCTTTTTCTACCTGTGGGTCTCACCTCTCAGTTGTTTCCTTGTTCTATGGAACAGGTTTTGGACTGTATATTTGTTCTGCCATTTCTGAGTTCTCTGGGAAAACTGCAGTGACTTCAttgatgtacactgtggtcactCCCATGATGAACCCCTTCATCTATAGCCTGAGAAACAGAGACATGAAAGGAGCTTTGAGGAAACTCATTGGTAGTGTAGCTTCTTTTCTGTGA